One Brassica napus cultivar Da-Ae chromosome A1, Da-Ae, whole genome shotgun sequence genomic region harbors:
- the BNAA01G03700D gene encoding uncharacterized protein BNAA01G03700D — MDKKNDSAKSGNAAQTGGTGSGSGNMVAPGTGGAVQIPRDAFEANTKAYFDNLHANDKATN; from the coding sequence atggaCAAGAAAAATGATAGTGCAAAGTCTGGTAATGCAGCACAAACTGGTGGCACTGGATCTGGTTCGGGGAACATGGTGGCGCCGGGGACTGGAGGTGCAGTTCAGATACCTCGAGATGCTTTTGAGGCTAACACTAAGGCTTATTTTGACAACCTTCATGCCAATGACAAGGCAACTAACTGA
- the LOC106438508 gene encoding alpha-aminoadipic semialdehyde synthase isoform X1 encodes MNSNGGDKEKKKKLGNGVVGILAETVNKWERRTPLTPSHCARLLHGGKDRTGVSRIVVQPSAKRIHHDALYEDVGCEVSDDLSDCGLILGIKQPELEMILPERAYAFFSHTHKAQKENMPLLDKILSERVTLYDYELIVGDHGKRLLAFGQYAGRAGLVDFLHGLGQRYLSLGYSTPFLSLGSSYMYSSLAAAKAAVISVGEEIASQGLPLGICPLVFVFTGTGNVSLGAQEIFKLLPHTFVEPSKLPELFVRDKGVSQNGKSTKRVHHVYGCISTSQDMVEHQDPSNSFDKADYYVHPEHYNPVFHEKIAPYTSVLVNCMYWEKRFPRLLSTKQLQDLTAKGCPLVGICDITCDIGGSIEFVNRATLIDSPFFRFNPMNNSYYQDMDGNGLLCMAVDILPTEFAKEASQHFGDILSEFVGSLASMTEIENLPTHLKRACISYRGELTSLYEYIPRMRKSDPDRETQDNITNGASNQRTYNILVSLSGHLFDKFLINEALDMIEAAGGSFHLAKCEIGQSADAESYSELEVGADDRKVLDQIIDSLTRLANPDDEEDYIISPRKETNKISLKIGKVQQENEEKPEEMTKRSAVLILGAGRVCRPAAEFLASVRNISSQQWYKTYLGGEQRDVHVIVASLYLKDAKETVEGMSEVEAVQLDVSDNESLLKYVSEVDVVLSLLPASCHAAVAKTCIELKKHLITASYVDDETSMLHEKAKSAGITILGEMGLDPGIDHMMAMKMINEAHIRKGKVKSFTSYCGGLPSPAAANNPLAYKFSWNPAGAIRAGRNPAKYKSNGDTIHVDGEDLYDSATRFRVPNLPAFALECLPNRNSLVYGEHYGIESEASTIFRGTLRYEGFSMIMSTLSKLGFFDNEANQLLSSGKSITFGALLSNVLVKDAEALDGEEEISKRIIKLGHSKESADKAAKTIVFLGYHEEREIPSLCKSVFDATCYLMEEKLAYSGNEQDMVLLHHEVEVEFPESKRTEKHSATLLEFGEIKNGQMTTAMAKTVGIPAAIGALLLIEDKIKTRGVLRPLEPEVYLPALDILQAYGIKLMEKTE; translated from the exons ATGAATTCAAATGGCGGTgataaggagaagaagaagaagctagggAATGGAGTTGTGGGGATTCTAGCTGAAACCGTAAACAAATGGGAGAGAAGAACGCCACTAACACCATCTCATTGCGCTCGCCTTTTACACGGTGGAAAAGACAGAACAGGCGTTTCCCGCATTGTGGTTCAGCCATCTGCAAAGCGTATCCATCACGATGCCTTGTACGAAGACGTCGGTTGTGAAGTCTCTGATGATTTATCTGACTGTGGACTTATACTCGGAATCAAACAACCTGAG CTAGAAATGATTCTTCCGGAGAGAGCATATGCTTTCTTTTCACACACTCACAAGGCACAGAAAGAAAACATGCCTTTGTTGGATAAA ATTCTATCTGAGAGAGTGACGTTGTATGATTACGAGCTCATTGTTGGAGATCATGGGAAAAGACTTTTAGCATTTGGTCAATATGCAGGAAGAGCTGGTCTTGTTGACTTCTTACATGGACTAGGACAGA GATATCTAAGTTTAGGATACTCAACGCCTTTCCTCTCGCTTGGCTCATCCTATATGTATTCATCATTGGCTGCAGCAAAAGCTGCTGTGATCTCTGTTGGTGAAGAGATTGCTAGCCAGGGATTGCCTTTAGGAATCTGCCCTCTTGTGTTTGTTTTCACCGGGACAGGAAACG tttCTCTTGGGGCGCAAGAGATTTTCAAGCTTCTTCCTCATACTTTTGTTGAACCGAGCAAGCTTCCTGAACTGTTTGTAAGA GACAAAGGTGTTAGTCAAAATGGAAAATCAACAAAGCGAGTCCATCATGTATATGGTTGTATCAGTACAAGCCAAGACATGGTTGAACACCAAGATCCATCAAATTCATTTGATAAA GCTGACTATTATGTACACCCGGAACATTACAATCCAGTTTTCCATGAAAAGATCGCCCCTTATACATCAGTTCTTG TGAACTGTATGTACTGGGAGAAGAGGTTTCCACGTCTTCTGAGCACTAAACAGCTTCAAGATTTAACAGCAAAGGGATGTCCACTAGTGGGAATATGTGACATAACTTGTGATATAGGTGGCTCCATTGAGTTTGTTAACCGAGCTACTTTAATAGACTCCCCTTTCTTTAG GTTTAATCCCATGAACAATtcatactatcaagacatggatGGTAATGGTTTACTATGCATGGCCGTTGACATTCTACCAACAGAATTTGCAAAAGAG GCATCccagcattttggagatattctTTCTGAATTTGTCGGTAGTTTGGCTTCCATGACGGAAATTGAAAATCTACCGACACATCTGAAGAGGGCTTGCATAAGCTATAGAGGAGAGTTGACATCTTTGTATGAGTATATTCCACGTATGAGGAAGTCTGATCCAGA CAGAGAGACTCAAGATAACATCACCAACGGAGCTTCCAACCAGAGAACATACAACATATTG GTATCTCTAAGTGGACACCTATTTGATAAGTTTCTGATAAACGAAGCTCTCGATATGATCGAAGCTGCCGGTGGCTCATTTCATTTGGCTAAATGTGAAATAGGACAAAGCGCAGATGCTGAGTCATACTCAGAACTTGAA GTTGGTGCGGATGATAGGAAAGTATTGGATCAAATAATTGATTCATTAACTCGGTTAGCTAAtccagatgatgaagaagactaTATAATATCTCCAcgcaaagaaacaaataaaatttcacTGAAGATTGGAAAAGTCCAGCAAGAAAACGAAGAGAAGCCTGAAGAAATGACAAAGAGATCAGCGGTTTTGATTCTTGGCGCTGGACGTGTTTGTCGTCCAGCTGCTGAGTTCTTAGCATCAGTCAGAAACATTTCATCACAGCAATGGTATAAGACTTATTTAGGAGGAGAACAAAGAGATGTTCATGTGATTGTTGCATCTCTTTATCTTAAGGATGCCAAAGAG ACGGTTGAAGGTATGTCAGAAGTAGAAGCAGTTCAGTTAGATGTATCAGACAATGAAAGCCTCCTTAAGTATGTCTCTGAG GTTGATGTTGTCCTAAGTTTATTACCTGCAAGTTGTCATGCTGCTGTTGCAAAGACATGCATTGAG CTGAAGAAACATCTTATCACTGCTAGCTATGTTGATGATGAAACTTCCATGTTACATGAGAAGGCTAAGAGTGCTGGGATTACAATTCTTGGCGAAATGGGACTGGACCCTGGAATCG ATCACATGATGGCAATGAAAATGATCAACGAGGCACATATCAGAAAAGGTAAAGTAAAGTCTTTCACCTCTTACTGTGGTGGTCTTCCCTCTCCTGCTGCAGCAAACAATCCATTAGCATATAAATTTAG CTGGAATCCTGCTGGAGCCATTAGAGCTGGCCGCAACCCTGCCAAATACAAAAGCAACGGCGACACAATACATGTTGATG GGGAGGATCTGTATGATTCAGCCACAAGATTCAGAGTACCTAACCTTCCAGCTTTTGCATTGGAGTGTCTCCCAAACCGGAACTCCTTGGTTTACGGGGAACATTATGGCATTGAGAGTGAAGCATCAACTATATTTCGTGGAACTCTCAGATACGAAG GGTTTAGTATGATCATGTCAACACTTTCGAAACTCGGTTTCTTTGACAATGAAGCAAATCAACTACTTTCCAGTGGAAAGAGTATTACATTTGGTGCTCTGTTAAGTAATGTTCTAGTGAAGGATGCAGAGGCTCTAGACGGAGAAGAAGAGATCAGCAAGAGGATTATCAAGCTTGGACATTCTAAGGAGAGTGCAGACAAAGCTGCCAAAACAATTGT ATTCTTGGGGTATCACGAAGAGAGGGAGATTCCTTCATTGTGTAAAAGTGTGTTTGATGCAACTTGCTACCTAATGGAAGAGAAGCTAGCCTATTCCGGAAATGAGCAG GATATGGTGCTTCTGCATCACGAAGTAGAAGTGGAGTTCCCTGAAAGCAAACGCACGGAGAAGCACAGTGCAACTCTCTTGGAGTTTGGGGAGATCAAGAACGGGCAAATGACGACTGCTATGGCCAAGACCGTTGGGATCCCTGCAGCTATTGGAGCTCTG TTGTTAATTGAAGACAAGATCAAGACAAGAGGAGTCTTAAGACCTCTCGAACCTGAGGTTTATTTGCCAG CTTTGGATATATTGCAAGCTTATGGTATAAAACTGATGGAGAAGACagaatga
- the LOC106438508 gene encoding alpha-aminoadipic semialdehyde synthase isoform X3, whose amino-acid sequence MYSSLAAAKAAVISVGEEIASQGLPLGICPLVFVFTGTGNVSLGAQEIFKLLPHTFVEPSKLPELFVRDKGVSQNGKSTKRVHHVYGCISTSQDMVEHQDPSNSFDKADYYVHPEHYNPVFHEKIAPYTSVLVNCMYWEKRFPRLLSTKQLQDLTAKGCPLVGICDITCDIGGSIEFVNRATLIDSPFFRFNPMNNSYYQDMDGNGLLCMAVDILPTEFAKEASQHFGDILSEFVGSLASMTEIENLPTHLKRACISYRGELTSLYEYIPRMRKSDPDRETQDNITNGASNQRTYNILVSLSGHLFDKFLINEALDMIEAAGGSFHLAKCEIGQSADAESYSELEVGADDRKVLDQIIDSLTRLANPDDEEDYIISPRKETNKISLKIGKVQQENEEKPEEMTKRSAVLILGAGRVCRPAAEFLASVRNISSQQWYKTYLGGEQRDVHVIVASLYLKDAKETVEGMSEVEAVQLDVSDNESLLKYVSEVDVVLSLLPASCHAAVAKTCIELKKHLITASYVDDETSMLHEKAKSAGITILGEMGLDPGIDHMMAMKMINEAHIRKGKVKSFTSYCGGLPSPAAANNPLAYKFSWNPAGAIRAGRNPAKYKSNGDTIHVDGEDLYDSATRFRVPNLPAFALECLPNRNSLVYGEHYGIESEASTIFRGTLRYEGFSMIMSTLSKLGFFDNEANQLLSSGKSITFGALLSNVLVKDAEALDGEEEISKRIIKLGHSKESADKAAKTIVFLGYHEEREIPSLCKSVFDATCYLMEEKLAYSGNEQDMVLLHHEVEVEFPESKRTEKHSATLLEFGEIKNGQMTTAMAKTVGIPAAIGALLLIEDKIKTRGVLRPLEPEVYLPALDILQAYGIKLMEKTE is encoded by the exons ATGTATTCATCATTGGCTGCAGCAAAAGCTGCTGTGATCTCTGTTGGTGAAGAGATTGCTAGCCAGGGATTGCCTTTAGGAATCTGCCCTCTTGTGTTTGTTTTCACCGGGACAGGAAACG tttCTCTTGGGGCGCAAGAGATTTTCAAGCTTCTTCCTCATACTTTTGTTGAACCGAGCAAGCTTCCTGAACTGTTTGTAAGA GACAAAGGTGTTAGTCAAAATGGAAAATCAACAAAGCGAGTCCATCATGTATATGGTTGTATCAGTACAAGCCAAGACATGGTTGAACACCAAGATCCATCAAATTCATTTGATAAA GCTGACTATTATGTACACCCGGAACATTACAATCCAGTTTTCCATGAAAAGATCGCCCCTTATACATCAGTTCTTG TGAACTGTATGTACTGGGAGAAGAGGTTTCCACGTCTTCTGAGCACTAAACAGCTTCAAGATTTAACAGCAAAGGGATGTCCACTAGTGGGAATATGTGACATAACTTGTGATATAGGTGGCTCCATTGAGTTTGTTAACCGAGCTACTTTAATAGACTCCCCTTTCTTTAG GTTTAATCCCATGAACAATtcatactatcaagacatggatGGTAATGGTTTACTATGCATGGCCGTTGACATTCTACCAACAGAATTTGCAAAAGAG GCATCccagcattttggagatattctTTCTGAATTTGTCGGTAGTTTGGCTTCCATGACGGAAATTGAAAATCTACCGACACATCTGAAGAGGGCTTGCATAAGCTATAGAGGAGAGTTGACATCTTTGTATGAGTATATTCCACGTATGAGGAAGTCTGATCCAGA CAGAGAGACTCAAGATAACATCACCAACGGAGCTTCCAACCAGAGAACATACAACATATTG GTATCTCTAAGTGGACACCTATTTGATAAGTTTCTGATAAACGAAGCTCTCGATATGATCGAAGCTGCCGGTGGCTCATTTCATTTGGCTAAATGTGAAATAGGACAAAGCGCAGATGCTGAGTCATACTCAGAACTTGAA GTTGGTGCGGATGATAGGAAAGTATTGGATCAAATAATTGATTCATTAACTCGGTTAGCTAAtccagatgatgaagaagactaTATAATATCTCCAcgcaaagaaacaaataaaatttcacTGAAGATTGGAAAAGTCCAGCAAGAAAACGAAGAGAAGCCTGAAGAAATGACAAAGAGATCAGCGGTTTTGATTCTTGGCGCTGGACGTGTTTGTCGTCCAGCTGCTGAGTTCTTAGCATCAGTCAGAAACATTTCATCACAGCAATGGTATAAGACTTATTTAGGAGGAGAACAAAGAGATGTTCATGTGATTGTTGCATCTCTTTATCTTAAGGATGCCAAAGAG ACGGTTGAAGGTATGTCAGAAGTAGAAGCAGTTCAGTTAGATGTATCAGACAATGAAAGCCTCCTTAAGTATGTCTCTGAG GTTGATGTTGTCCTAAGTTTATTACCTGCAAGTTGTCATGCTGCTGTTGCAAAGACATGCATTGAG CTGAAGAAACATCTTATCACTGCTAGCTATGTTGATGATGAAACTTCCATGTTACATGAGAAGGCTAAGAGTGCTGGGATTACAATTCTTGGCGAAATGGGACTGGACCCTGGAATCG ATCACATGATGGCAATGAAAATGATCAACGAGGCACATATCAGAAAAGGTAAAGTAAAGTCTTTCACCTCTTACTGTGGTGGTCTTCCCTCTCCTGCTGCAGCAAACAATCCATTAGCATATAAATTTAG CTGGAATCCTGCTGGAGCCATTAGAGCTGGCCGCAACCCTGCCAAATACAAAAGCAACGGCGACACAATACATGTTGATG GGGAGGATCTGTATGATTCAGCCACAAGATTCAGAGTACCTAACCTTCCAGCTTTTGCATTGGAGTGTCTCCCAAACCGGAACTCCTTGGTTTACGGGGAACATTATGGCATTGAGAGTGAAGCATCAACTATATTTCGTGGAACTCTCAGATACGAAG GGTTTAGTATGATCATGTCAACACTTTCGAAACTCGGTTTCTTTGACAATGAAGCAAATCAACTACTTTCCAGTGGAAAGAGTATTACATTTGGTGCTCTGTTAAGTAATGTTCTAGTGAAGGATGCAGAGGCTCTAGACGGAGAAGAAGAGATCAGCAAGAGGATTATCAAGCTTGGACATTCTAAGGAGAGTGCAGACAAAGCTGCCAAAACAATTGT ATTCTTGGGGTATCACGAAGAGAGGGAGATTCCTTCATTGTGTAAAAGTGTGTTTGATGCAACTTGCTACCTAATGGAAGAGAAGCTAGCCTATTCCGGAAATGAGCAG GATATGGTGCTTCTGCATCACGAAGTAGAAGTGGAGTTCCCTGAAAGCAAACGCACGGAGAAGCACAGTGCAACTCTCTTGGAGTTTGGGGAGATCAAGAACGGGCAAATGACGACTGCTATGGCCAAGACCGTTGGGATCCCTGCAGCTATTGGAGCTCTG TTGTTAATTGAAGACAAGATCAAGACAAGAGGAGTCTTAAGACCTCTCGAACCTGAGGTTTATTTGCCAG CTTTGGATATATTGCAAGCTTATGGTATAAAACTGATGGAGAAGACagaatga
- the LOC106441978 gene encoding uncharacterized protein LOC106441978, which produces MDKKDNGAKSGNVAQSGCTGSVTGNMVAPGTGGAVQTPRDAFEANTKAYFDNLHNKDKATK; this is translated from the coding sequence ATGGACAAGAAAGATAATGGTGCTAAATCTGGTAATGTAGCACAATCCGGTTGCACTGGATCTGTTACGGGGAATATGGTGGCGCCAGGGACTGGAGGTGCAGTTCAGACACCTCGGGATGCTTTTGAAGCTAACACCAAGGCTTATTTTGACAACCTTCATAACAAGGACAAGGCTACTAAGTGA
- the LOC106438508 gene encoding alpha-aminoadipic semialdehyde synthase isoform X2 — MNSNGGDKEKKKKLGNGVVGILAETVNKWERRTPLTPSHCARLLHGGKDRTGVSRIVVQPSAKRIHHDALYEDVGCEVSDDLSDCGLILGIKQPELEMILPERAYAFFSHTHKAQKENMPLLDKILSERVTLYDYELIVGDHGKRLLAFGQYAGRAGLVDFLHGLGQRYLSLGYSTPFLSLGSSYMYSSLAAAKAAVISVGEEIASQGLPLGICPLVFVFTGTGNVSLGAQEIFKLLPHTFVEPSKLPELFVRDKGVSQNGKSTKRVHHVYGCISTSQDMVEHQDPSNSFDKADYYVHPEHYNPVFHEKIAPYTSVLVNCMYWEKRFPRLLSTKQLQDLTAKGCPLVGICDITCDIGGSIEFVNRATLIDSPFFRFNPMNNSYYQDMDGNGLLCMAVDILPTEFAKEASQHFGDILSEFVGSLASMTEIENLPTHLKRACISYRGELTSLYEYIPRMRKSDPEETQDNITNGASNQRTYNILVSLSGHLFDKFLINEALDMIEAAGGSFHLAKCEIGQSADAESYSELEVGADDRKVLDQIIDSLTRLANPDDEEDYIISPRKETNKISLKIGKVQQENEEKPEEMTKRSAVLILGAGRVCRPAAEFLASVRNISSQQWYKTYLGGEQRDVHVIVASLYLKDAKETVEGMSEVEAVQLDVSDNESLLKYVSEVDVVLSLLPASCHAAVAKTCIELKKHLITASYVDDETSMLHEKAKSAGITILGEMGLDPGIDHMMAMKMINEAHIRKGKVKSFTSYCGGLPSPAAANNPLAYKFSWNPAGAIRAGRNPAKYKSNGDTIHVDGEDLYDSATRFRVPNLPAFALECLPNRNSLVYGEHYGIESEASTIFRGTLRYEGFSMIMSTLSKLGFFDNEANQLLSSGKSITFGALLSNVLVKDAEALDGEEEISKRIIKLGHSKESADKAAKTIVFLGYHEEREIPSLCKSVFDATCYLMEEKLAYSGNEQDMVLLHHEVEVEFPESKRTEKHSATLLEFGEIKNGQMTTAMAKTVGIPAAIGALLLIEDKIKTRGVLRPLEPEVYLPALDILQAYGIKLMEKTE; from the exons ATGAATTCAAATGGCGGTgataaggagaagaagaagaagctagggAATGGAGTTGTGGGGATTCTAGCTGAAACCGTAAACAAATGGGAGAGAAGAACGCCACTAACACCATCTCATTGCGCTCGCCTTTTACACGGTGGAAAAGACAGAACAGGCGTTTCCCGCATTGTGGTTCAGCCATCTGCAAAGCGTATCCATCACGATGCCTTGTACGAAGACGTCGGTTGTGAAGTCTCTGATGATTTATCTGACTGTGGACTTATACTCGGAATCAAACAACCTGAG CTAGAAATGATTCTTCCGGAGAGAGCATATGCTTTCTTTTCACACACTCACAAGGCACAGAAAGAAAACATGCCTTTGTTGGATAAA ATTCTATCTGAGAGAGTGACGTTGTATGATTACGAGCTCATTGTTGGAGATCATGGGAAAAGACTTTTAGCATTTGGTCAATATGCAGGAAGAGCTGGTCTTGTTGACTTCTTACATGGACTAGGACAGA GATATCTAAGTTTAGGATACTCAACGCCTTTCCTCTCGCTTGGCTCATCCTATATGTATTCATCATTGGCTGCAGCAAAAGCTGCTGTGATCTCTGTTGGTGAAGAGATTGCTAGCCAGGGATTGCCTTTAGGAATCTGCCCTCTTGTGTTTGTTTTCACCGGGACAGGAAACG tttCTCTTGGGGCGCAAGAGATTTTCAAGCTTCTTCCTCATACTTTTGTTGAACCGAGCAAGCTTCCTGAACTGTTTGTAAGA GACAAAGGTGTTAGTCAAAATGGAAAATCAACAAAGCGAGTCCATCATGTATATGGTTGTATCAGTACAAGCCAAGACATGGTTGAACACCAAGATCCATCAAATTCATTTGATAAA GCTGACTATTATGTACACCCGGAACATTACAATCCAGTTTTCCATGAAAAGATCGCCCCTTATACATCAGTTCTTG TGAACTGTATGTACTGGGAGAAGAGGTTTCCACGTCTTCTGAGCACTAAACAGCTTCAAGATTTAACAGCAAAGGGATGTCCACTAGTGGGAATATGTGACATAACTTGTGATATAGGTGGCTCCATTGAGTTTGTTAACCGAGCTACTTTAATAGACTCCCCTTTCTTTAG GTTTAATCCCATGAACAATtcatactatcaagacatggatGGTAATGGTTTACTATGCATGGCCGTTGACATTCTACCAACAGAATTTGCAAAAGAG GCATCccagcattttggagatattctTTCTGAATTTGTCGGTAGTTTGGCTTCCATGACGGAAATTGAAAATCTACCGACACATCTGAAGAGGGCTTGCATAAGCTATAGAGGAGAGTTGACATCTTTGTATGAGTATATTCCACGTATGAGGAAGTCTGATCCAGA AGAGACTCAAGATAACATCACCAACGGAGCTTCCAACCAGAGAACATACAACATATTG GTATCTCTAAGTGGACACCTATTTGATAAGTTTCTGATAAACGAAGCTCTCGATATGATCGAAGCTGCCGGTGGCTCATTTCATTTGGCTAAATGTGAAATAGGACAAAGCGCAGATGCTGAGTCATACTCAGAACTTGAA GTTGGTGCGGATGATAGGAAAGTATTGGATCAAATAATTGATTCATTAACTCGGTTAGCTAAtccagatgatgaagaagactaTATAATATCTCCAcgcaaagaaacaaataaaatttcacTGAAGATTGGAAAAGTCCAGCAAGAAAACGAAGAGAAGCCTGAAGAAATGACAAAGAGATCAGCGGTTTTGATTCTTGGCGCTGGACGTGTTTGTCGTCCAGCTGCTGAGTTCTTAGCATCAGTCAGAAACATTTCATCACAGCAATGGTATAAGACTTATTTAGGAGGAGAACAAAGAGATGTTCATGTGATTGTTGCATCTCTTTATCTTAAGGATGCCAAAGAG ACGGTTGAAGGTATGTCAGAAGTAGAAGCAGTTCAGTTAGATGTATCAGACAATGAAAGCCTCCTTAAGTATGTCTCTGAG GTTGATGTTGTCCTAAGTTTATTACCTGCAAGTTGTCATGCTGCTGTTGCAAAGACATGCATTGAG CTGAAGAAACATCTTATCACTGCTAGCTATGTTGATGATGAAACTTCCATGTTACATGAGAAGGCTAAGAGTGCTGGGATTACAATTCTTGGCGAAATGGGACTGGACCCTGGAATCG ATCACATGATGGCAATGAAAATGATCAACGAGGCACATATCAGAAAAGGTAAAGTAAAGTCTTTCACCTCTTACTGTGGTGGTCTTCCCTCTCCTGCTGCAGCAAACAATCCATTAGCATATAAATTTAG CTGGAATCCTGCTGGAGCCATTAGAGCTGGCCGCAACCCTGCCAAATACAAAAGCAACGGCGACACAATACATGTTGATG GGGAGGATCTGTATGATTCAGCCACAAGATTCAGAGTACCTAACCTTCCAGCTTTTGCATTGGAGTGTCTCCCAAACCGGAACTCCTTGGTTTACGGGGAACATTATGGCATTGAGAGTGAAGCATCAACTATATTTCGTGGAACTCTCAGATACGAAG GGTTTAGTATGATCATGTCAACACTTTCGAAACTCGGTTTCTTTGACAATGAAGCAAATCAACTACTTTCCAGTGGAAAGAGTATTACATTTGGTGCTCTGTTAAGTAATGTTCTAGTGAAGGATGCAGAGGCTCTAGACGGAGAAGAAGAGATCAGCAAGAGGATTATCAAGCTTGGACATTCTAAGGAGAGTGCAGACAAAGCTGCCAAAACAATTGT ATTCTTGGGGTATCACGAAGAGAGGGAGATTCCTTCATTGTGTAAAAGTGTGTTTGATGCAACTTGCTACCTAATGGAAGAGAAGCTAGCCTATTCCGGAAATGAGCAG GATATGGTGCTTCTGCATCACGAAGTAGAAGTGGAGTTCCCTGAAAGCAAACGCACGGAGAAGCACAGTGCAACTCTCTTGGAGTTTGGGGAGATCAAGAACGGGCAAATGACGACTGCTATGGCCAAGACCGTTGGGATCCCTGCAGCTATTGGAGCTCTG TTGTTAATTGAAGACAAGATCAAGACAAGAGGAGTCTTAAGACCTCTCGAACCTGAGGTTTATTTGCCAG CTTTGGATATATTGCAAGCTTATGGTATAAAACTGATGGAGAAGACagaatga